In Streptomyces sp. TLI_146, the genomic stretch CAAAGACTTCGCCCAGAGCCCCTCGCTCTTCCACTGGGAGTCCCAGAACAGCACATCGGCCGAGTCCCCGACCGGGCGGCGCTACCGCAACCACGTCGAGCAGGGCAGCCACGTCCTGCTCTTCATGCGCCGCTACAAGGACACCGACATCGGGAAGTCCCAGCCCTGGATGCTCCTGGGTCCGGCGACGTATGTGAATCACCGTGGTAGCAAGCCAATGGCCATAACCTGGCGGCTGCACAACGACCTGCCGGCGGACGTGTGGACGTATGCGCACATCATTGCCGGATAGAGGTGGCCATCACACCCAGGCCATTCGCACTAGCCGAACATTCGAGCAAATCTACGAGAGAAGGAATCCGTGGCTCGCGTAATCGACAATGGCAATGACGCGTACGACGACATCGACGGAGAGGAGAACGAACCATCTGATGTGTCACGCAGTGATGTCACTCGGGCAGTCGTAACGGATACCGATTGGACCACAGAGACGATCCTCAGCCAGTTGCGTCGAGGAAACATTCAGCTCAATCCAAAATTCCAGAGGCGCGACGCTTGGGATAAGGCGAGGAAGAGCAAGTTCATCGAGTCCCTGATCCTCGGCCTTCCTATCCCTCAAATCGTGCTTGCCGAAGACAAAAGCAGGCGCGGTAAGTTTATTGTCCTCGACGGTAAACAACGGCTACTAGCACTACGTCAGTTTGCTGCAGGATCTTCTCTGGCCGTCTCAGATAACGAACGCGAATTCAAAGGCCTCAGCCTTACGAACCTTGACGTGCGGGGCGACTTGAGACTTCAAACCCTAGCAAAGATGGAGAACGATAGCGATCTCGTCGACGACTTGAACGCTTTCCTCAACGAAACCATTCGCACTGTCGTCGTGCGTCGCTGGCCCAACGAGGACTTCCTGAACCTGGTCTTCCTCCGATTGAATACTGGCAGCGTGCGATTGTCTCCCCAGGAGCTGCGTCAGGCTCTCCATCCTGGAGAATTCACGAACTATCTGGACGACGCCGCATCTGAGAGTGCGTGGCTGCAGCGGGCATTGCGCATCAAGAAGCCGGATTTCCGGATGCGCGACGTTGAAATAATGCTTCGCTACTTCGCGTTCCGCTATCGCCTCGACTCGTACACCGGAAACCTCAAGGGTTTCCTCGACAGTACTGTGAACCAGCTGAACGAGGCTTGGCCTGAAAACGAAGATGAAATCAGAGAAACCGGAAGGGGGTGCGAAAGGGCGATCCGCACAACATTCGAAATCTTCGGCGAAAATTCTTTCTACCGCTGGTCCGACGGTGACTATGAGGGTCGATTCAATCGTGCAGTCTTCGACATCATGACCTACTACTTCACCGATACCGAGGTTGCCGATCTCGCCACCTCGATGCGATCGGATGTCGAACACGCCTTTAGGCGCCTCTGTGATGATAACCCTCGCTTTGTCGAGTCCATTCAAACGACAACGAAGACTCCACTGGCCACGCATCGACGGCTTGCACTTTGGGGAGCGGCACTAGAGGAAGCGATCCAAACGTCAGTAAGAGTCCCTCAATTCGAAAATAATCGAATCTCTCCATGAGGGGTCTCGACTGTGCCTTCCACGCGCTACAGAACACTATCCCGAAGAGTTTCGGAGCTCCGTCGAAATCTACTGCCCGCCAACTTCAACTCCACAGGGCTATACTCGGACAGAGTGCACGAAAGGACGCGAGCTTTTCGCGTCCTTGCCCACGCAGAGTTTGAATCCTACATAGAAGACAGAGTTATCGAGGTCGTCCACAGGGCCCATCTCGAATGGAACGAAGATGGGACAATCCGCCCCTGCCTTCTCGCTCTAATGTCACATCGCGATTCGCGTCTCGATATACCAGATTCCCTAACCGAACTGAGAGACAGGAACGGGGCAAAATACCCAACCCTCAAGAGTCGAGTGGAGGCAGCGAAGCGACAATACAGCACATATGTGCGAACGAGTAACAATGGGATCAAGGAGAGAAACTTGCTCCTGCTTCTGCTTCCCATAGGTGTCACGAAGGACGAAATAGATACTGAGTGGCTAAACGATACGGAGGTATGGGCTACCGCGCGCGGCGAAGTGGCACACACCTCTGCCAAGATGCAGATTCAAGTAGATCCACGAGTGGAACTCTCAACTGTCAAGAATATCTTGGACGGTTTTAAGGTCATCGATGGAATCCTAGAGGATAAGTAGCTTTCTTCAGATCACGCCTTCGGCCGCGATATCAAAGTTTAGCTTCGCACGATCGAGCACCTTATCTGGGTCGCACCCATGCACTCGTAGCCAGTAGAGGAGATCAGCGATCACTCTGACGGTCGTCTGCACTCCCACTTCTGCGGTCAACGGGCCCAGGTCGGCGCGGCTGGGATCTAGGCAGCACAGAACCAACAGTGCCTCTGCCGCTTCGACTTGCGGATCGTCAACGTGGTCATCAGCCGCACAGAGCCCCGTATCCAGCTCGCACCAAGTGACCTTCGTGTCCGCCCTGAGGATCACGCCCCAACGCGTAGCCACGGAGTCCACCAGCGCCATGCCTCTTCCCGACTCCTCCTCGTCTCTCGCCGCGAGGAGGGTCGGAAGGGCTCGTGCATCCGGGTCGCTCACTTCGAGGCGCAGGAACTGCCCGTTCATCGACACCGTGAGAGTCGTAGGTGTTCCGCAGCCGACATGCGTGATGACGTTGGTGACCAGCTCGGTCACACACAGCTGAGCCAAGTCGATCAGGTCCGGCAGGCCCCAGAGGCCGAGGTGTAACCCGATCACGCGCCGGAGCCCGGCCAACTCCGCCGGCTCCGCCAAGAAGGGGAGGTCCCACGCCTTCCTGCGGATCTTGAACCTGCATCCAGCCATGTGAGCCGCCTTTCAGCTTGCACAGTGGGTGCGCCGCACGAGACAACGCGGCAGGACTTCAGCGTGACAGTGGAACTCTCAATTTGGAACTCTCATAGTGGAGTTGGTGAAGCGCGGGCCTTCTGGTGCGCCCCCGGCGTGCGCTGTCTTGCCCGCATCGCGATGCGCCGTGCAGGCTCGGGCAGATCTACATGAAGGGTCACGACCATGGCAGTTGGACCGACCACCCGCAGGCGCCAGCTCGGGGCCGACCTTCGGAGGCTGCGTGAGCGCAAGGGCCTCACTCTGGAGGAGGCCGGAACGCTCGTCGAGATCTCCAAAGCTACCTTGAGCCGCTACGAGACCAAGGAGGGCGCGGTCAAGTGGCCGACCGTGGATGCTCTCTGCCGCGAATACGGTGCCACCGAGGAGGAGCGGCTCGCTCTCGTCGAGTTGGCCAAGGGCGCCAGGATTCAGGGCTGGTGGCGATCGCTGGCCGACCCGATCCCGGAGTCGATGAACCTCATGCTGACTCTGGAGGACGAAGTGGTTCGCGAGGATCACTACGCCTGCATGTACGTCCCGGGCCTGCTCCAGACGCGCGCTTACGCCGAGGCCGTGCACCGCGCCTCCGAGATGCGGTGCACAGAGCAGGAGATCGTGCACATGGTCGACATCCGCATGAAGAGGCAGGAGTTGCTGACCCGCGAGGAGCCGCCGCACATCTGGGCCGTGATCGACGAGGCCGTTCTACGGCGGCTGGTCGGCGGGCGCGAGGTGATGCGCGAGCAGCTGCTGCACCTACGGAGCCAGGCCGAACAGCGTCAAGTGACCGTGCAAATCCTGCCTTTCGCCAGTGGAGCGCATGCCGCCGCCGTCGGCAGCTTCGTGATCCTCGGTGGTCCGACCCCCGAACTCGACGTCGTCTACGTGGACATCATCGGCGGTGGCCTGTTCATGGAGAAGCCTGAGGAACTCGCCCGTTATAAGTTGGCGTTCGAGTACCTGCGAGCGCAGGCGTTGGACATCGAAGCATCCGCTGCGCTCCTGGATCGAGCCTGCAAGGAGCTTTGATGGATCACGACGACGTCCGCTGGGTGAAGTCCTCGTACAGTGGCGGCAGCGGTACCGAATGCGTCGAGGCCACGTTCGCGGCGACGGGAACCGCCATACGCGACTCCAAGCGCCCCGCCGGCCCGCGCCTGCGATTCGCGGCCCCCACCTGGGAGGCGTTCCTCACCGCCCTCCAAGCAGACCGGATGCCGCCAGCCTGACGCCGCCCATTAGCCTCGCAGTGGACACTCCACAGACGCGCAGGAGGCACGACATGGCCAAGGTTTCGGCAGCAGTTATCGCCGCGGGTGGGCTTGTGGGTGGGTATGCCACCGCTCGGTGGACCAAGAAGCGGCCGCTCGGTGGGGTGGCGCTGGCCGCCGCCGGGGCCGTGGCCGCTCGGGAGTGGAAGCAGGCGGCCGGGACCAAGGCGGCCGTCGGGCTCACCGCGGCCTATGTCGCCGCGTTCGCCGGGTCGCATCCGCTCGCCAAGAAGGTCGGCGCCTGGCCGTCCGTGTTCGCTGTGGCGGGTGGGGTTGCCGTGGCCTCCTGGTCCGTCACCAGGAAAAATGCCCAGCCGGGAACGGGAACCGTTTGAACGCTGGGAGCGACTCGTACGTACGTAACAACGCACACTGCGACTCCCCGCAGGATGGACCGGCTGGGCGCGTGGCCACGCAGAGCAGGGACAGGACTGCGGTCACGCGCCCAGCAGGGGAGCCGAAGCAGACGTTGCCCGCCAGAGGCCCTGCCCGCCGGACCGCCGGTCCCGGCAACACCCCGCTTCCGGGCCACCGCCAGGCCCCGCACCACACCCCGGCCCGGCCGCCACGCCCCCGCACCACACCCCGGCCCCAAAAACACGCCCCCCTACCCCCCAACCCCCCTCGCCACAACAAAGATCACCAGCCCCGCCAACGCCCCCACCACCGTCCCGTTGATCCGGATGAACTGGAGGTCGCGGCCGATGTGGGCCTCGATCTTGCGGGATGTGTCCGTCGCGTCCCAGGAGCGGACCGTGTCCGTGATCAGGGACGTGATCTCCGTGCGGTACGTGGAGACCACGTACGCCGCCGCGTCCTGGACCCAGCCATCCACCTTCGACTGGAGGCGGGTGTCCGTCGACAGGCGGGCGCCCAGGGACAGCAGGGACGCCCTCGCCCGCAGGCGCAGCTCGCTGCGCTCGTCCTCCGCCGCCGCGATGATCATCGCGCGGACCGAGGACCAGGCCGACGCGATCACGTCCTGGACCTCCGGGCGGGACAGCACGTCCGACTTCAGGCGTTCCACCTTCGCCCGCGTCTCCGTGTCCGACTGGAGGTCCGCCGCGAAGTCCGCCAGGAAGCGGTCGAGCGCCCCGCGCGCGGGGTGCGACGGCATGTCGCGCATCTCCGTGACGAAGCGGAGCAGTTCCTTGTAGACCCGTTCGCCCACCTTCTTGTCCACGAAGCGGGGGGTCCAGCCGGGGGCGCCTCCCTGCACCGCCTCCATCACCGAGTCCCCGTGCGTCACCAGCCAGCCGTGCGCCCTCGCGCACACCAGGTCCACCACCCGGCGGTGGCCGCCGTCCGCGACCACCTTCTCCAGCGTCTTGCCGATGCCCGGCGCGATCTCCGCCGCGTCCGCCCGGCGGGTGATCGCCTCCCCGACCACCGCCTGTACGTCGGAGTCCCGCAGGACCGTCAGCGCGCCGCGCAACGCCGTCGCCAGTTCCGACGTCACCCTGTCCGCGTGGGACGGCTCCGCCAGCCATGTGCCCATCCGGGCGCCTATGCCCAGGGCGCCCAGCCGGGTGCGGACCACCTCCGGGGAGAGGAAGTTCTCGCCCACGAACGAGCCCAGCGACTCGCCCAGCTGGTCCTTCTTGTTCGGGATGATCGCCGTGTGCGGGATCGGGACGCCCAGCGGGTGGCGGAACAGGGCCGTCACCGCGAACCAGTCCGCCAGCGCGCCCACCATCCCCGCCTCGGCCGCCGCCGCGACGTACGCCGCCCAGGAGCCCGCGCCGGAGCGGTCCGCCCAGGTCGCCAGGGCGAAGACCAGCGCCACGAAGAGCAGCAGGCCCGTCGCCGTGGCCTTCATCCGGCGCACGCCGCGGCGCTTCTCCTCGTCCGCCGCCGTGTACGAGAACGGGGGCAGGTGCGCGGGCCCCGCCGCCCCGGCCGCATCAGTACGTTCCATTCGCTCCGCCCGTCCACGCGCACGCACCGCCCCGTACGCAATTGTCCCTACCTGAGGGACTCCCGGGACGCACGTCGAGTTCCCGTGGGAAGGGTGAATAAGGGTGAACCCGCCGCGCGCCTCGACAACCGGCTCTCAGCCCAGTTCCTTGCGCGGCGCCCCGCCCAGCCCCCGCTTCGCCGCCTTGCGCTGCTTGCGCTCCACGCCGATGCCGCCCATCAGGGCGAATCCCGTCACCGTCACCCGCGGCGAGCCCGGGGTGCCCTCGCCCGTCGCCTTGTCGCCGAAGCCGCCCATCAGGCCGAAGCCGCGAACCCTCACCGTCAGCTCGGGCGGGACCGTCACGCCCATGCCGCCCATGATCGTGAAGCAGCGGATCACCGTCTCGGCGGACTCGAAGCGGGCCTCGCGCAGGTCGATGTCGCCGCCGCCCCACATCGCGAACGCGGTGAACTTCCTGCCGACCGTCCACGTGCCCTTGCGGCCGAACCCGCCCCAGAAGGCGAAGGCGCCCCGCGAGGTCGCCGTGCCGCCGATCCTGGACGGCCAGTCGACAGCTCCGGAGGCTTCGGGAGAGGAGGGGGCCGGTGTACGTACGCCCGGCGTCGGCAGGTCCCGTACCAGCGGCGCCAACTCCCCGTGCGTACGCGCCTTGTACGCCGCCTCCAGGCGCTCCTCGAACTCCTCCATGTCGAGCCGTCCCTCGGCCACCGCCTCGCGCAGCGCCTCCGCCACCCGCTCGCGTTCCGCGTCCGATGCCCGCATCTCGGGGAGACCCGCCCCCGCCCCCGAAGGTTCACTCGTCATACCGCCAGCCTAATGAAGGCCCCGGTCGGCGTACATCCGGGCGATCACCGACTCGATGTCCGGCTCGCGCACCGAAAGGTCGACCAGCGGGTAGCGGTCCGCGATCCTCGCCACCAGCGGCGCCGCCGACGCCGGGAACGCCAGCCACTGACTCGGCCCCTCGACCTTCACCACGCGCGCGTCCGCGAGCTCGATCGGCGCCAGCTCGCGCTCCAGGGTGCGCTCGCTGCCCCCGATCTCGTGCAGCCCGGCCAGCGCGCCGTCGTACACCAGCCGGCCGTGGTCGATCACCATCACGCGCTCGCAGAGCTGCTCGATGTCGGTCAGGTCGTGGGTCGTCAGGAGGACGGTGGTGCCGCGCTCCTTGTTCAAGTCCCGCAGGAACGTGCGTACTTTCGCCTTGCTCACCACGTCCAGGCCGATCGTCGGCTCGTCCAGGTACAGCACCTCCGGGTCGTGCAGCAGGGCCGCCGCGATGTCGCCCCGCATCCGCTGCCCCAGCGACAGCTGACGTACGGGCACGTCCAACAGCTCGCCGAGGTCGAGGAGTTCGACGCAGCGGTCCAGGTTCGCGCGGAAGCGGTCGTCGGGGATGCGGTACATGCGGTGGACCAGGCGGTACGAGTCGTACAGCGGCAGGTCCCACCAGAGCGTGGTGCGCTGCCCGAAGACCACGCCGATGCGGCGGGCCAGGCGGGTGCGCTCGCGATGGGGGTATCCCCTGCTCGAGCGAAGCCGAGAGCTTGGGGAAGGGGCGAGGCCCGCCACGCGCACCCGGCCGCCGCTGGGGGTCAGGATGCCGGTCAGCATCTTGATGGTGGTGGACTTTCCGGCGCCGTTGGGGCCGATGTAGCCGACCATCTCGCCGCGCGGCACCGAGAAGCTGATCCCGTCGACCGCCCTGACCTGCCCGCGCTCGCGCCGCAGCCGCCGCCCGCCGCGTCGCCGCCGCCCGGAGCAGGCGCCCGGTGCCGAGCAGCAGCGCGGCCCAGCCGAGCTGGACGCCGTACGCCCGCGCCAGGCCCCAGCCCGGGTGGCGGCCGAGCAGGACGTCGGCCGGGATCTGGAGCAGCGACGACCAGGACAGCGCCCGGGCCACCTCGCCGAGGGCGCCCGGGAAGACGTTGAGCGGCAGCAGCATCCCGGAGCAGAAGATCCCGCCGAGCCAGGCCATCTGCGCCATGCCCGCCCCGTCGATCAGGGCGGTACAGGTCGATCGCGATGTCACCCGTACGGATGCGTTCGACGAGCTCGTCCTCGAAGCCGCCGCCCATCATGGCGATCGTCATGATCAGGGCCTGTCCCAGCCACACATAGGTCAGCGCCTCGGACTGGTCGTAGCCGCCAAGACGCGGGCGGGCGCTCCACAGGGCCATATAGGTGTACGCCATGATCACGCCGAAGACGGTGTTGGTGCACACTCCTGCCGCTGTGGCGATCCGGTACGTCGTATGGCGTCGGAACCCACCTGCGGCAACGATCGCGTAGAGCCGCATCACCTCATCTCCCCCTCCGGTCCGTGTATGAAGGGCCCGCGCCCCTGCGCGTCAAAGCGCACGACCCCAGTACCGCCCGGCGGTCCACCGCGACGGCTTTTCCCCGGCCGGGCGTGCAATATGGGCGTACAACGCGAATCACCCGATACAGCCCAGTGGCGAGAGAGACATGAGCGACGACGAGCAGCCACCCCGGCCCCCTCAACAGGGCTGGGCCCCTCGGGACCTCAGCGCCACCGGCCCCGACGCCCCCGCCGCCCCCGGCGACGGCGCACAGGGCCCCGGCGAGGAGGCCGGCCAGGGCGAGGGCGAGGGCAAGGGCAAGGGCAAGAAGAAGCGGCCCAAGCGGACCGGCTGGCGGCGCCTCGTCCCCACCTGGCGGATGGCCCTCGGCACCGTCCTCGTCGTCGTCCTGCTGCTCATCGGCGGCTTCATCGCCGGCTACACGCTCGTCCACATCCCGCCCGCCAACGCCACCGCGACCGCCCAGTCCAACGTCTTCCTGTACGCGGACGGCAGCCAGCTCGCCCGGGACGGCGAGATCAACCGTGAGAACGTCCGGCTCGCACAGATCCCGCTCACCGTCCAGCACACCGTGCTCGCCGCCGAGGACCGCGACTTCTACTCCGAACGGGCGGTCGACCCCAAGGCCATGGTCCGCGCCGCCTGGAACACCCTCACCGGCAAGGGCAAGCAGTCCGGCTCCACCATCACCCAGCAGTACGTGAAGAACTACTACCTGGGGCAGGAGCAGACGATCAGCCGCAAGGTGAAGGAGTTCTTCATCGCGATCAAGCTGAACCGCGAGGTCAGCAAGTCGGACATCCTGGAGGGCTACCTCAACACCAGCTACTTCGGCCGCAACGCCTACGGCATCCAGGCCGCCGCCCAGGCCTACTACGGCAAGGACATCGAGAAGGTCACCACCGCCGAGGGCGCCTATCTCGCCTCGCTGCTCAACGCCCCCAGCGCGTACGACGTGGTGACGCACCCGGAGAACAAGGCGAAGGCCGTGGCGCGCTGGAACTACGTGCTCGACGGCATGGTCAAGAAGAAGTGGATGACCCCGGCCGAGCGGGCCGCCGCCACCTTCCCGGTGCCGGGCAAGGCGCGGCCCGCGGCCGGGATGGCCGGCCAGCGCGGCTATGTCGTCGAGGCCGTCAAGGACTATCTGACCAGCAACGACGTCATCGACGAGAACACCCTGGCCAAGGGCGGCTACCGGATCACCACCACGCTCCAGAAGGCCAAGCAGGACGCGTTCGTCGCCGCCGTCGACGACAAGGTGATGTCGCAGGTGAGCAGCGACCGCAAGGTGGACCGCAACGTCCGCGTCGGCGGCGCCTCCATCGACCCGGACAGCGGCAAGGTGCTCGCGATGTACGGCGGCATCGACTACACCAAGCAGTACGTCAACAACGCGACCCGGCGCGACTACCAGGTCGGCTCGACCTTCAAGCCCTTCGTCTTCACCTCGGCCGTCGAGAACGGCTCCAAGACGCAGGACGGGCGCACGATCACCCCGAACACGGTCTACGACGGCACCAACAAGCGCTTCGTACAAGGCTGGTCGGGCACCGCGTACAACCCGTCGAACGAGGACGAGAAGTCGTACGGGCCGATCACCGTCCGGTCCGCCACCGACCTCTCGGTGAACGCGGTGTACGCGCAGATGGCCGTGGACGTCGGCCCCAAGACCGTCCGCAAGACCGCCGTCGACCTCGGCATCCCCTCCAGCACCCCGGACATGCCCAACGGGCCCTCCATCGCGCTCGGCACCGCGACCGCCTCCGTCCTGGACATGACCGAGGCGTACGCGACGCTCGCCAACCACGGCAAGCACGGCACGTACACGATGGTCGAGTCCGTCACCAAGGACGGCGAGAAGGTGGACCTGCCCTCGCAGGACGACAAGCAGGCCGTCAGCCGCGAGGCCGCCGACACCACCACCTCGATCCTGCAGAGCGTGGTGGAGGGCGGCACCGGTACGGCCGCGCAGGCCTCCGGCCGTGCGGCCGCGGGCAAGACGGGCACGGCCGAGGACGACAAGGCGGCCTGGTTCGCGGGCTACACGCCCGATCTGGCCACCGTGGTCGCCGTGATGGGCCAGGACCCCGACACGGGCGCCCAGAAGCCGCTGTACGGGGCGCTGGGGCTGGACCGGATGAACGGCGGCGGGCCGCCCGCGCGGGTGTGGGCGCAGTACACGGCGGGCGCGCTCAAGGGCACCGAGCCGCAGGACTTCGACCTCCAGCTCCAGGAGGGCGCGTCCGTGCCGCCGCCGGTCGAGACGCAGGCCCCCAACCCGAACAACCCGAACCCGCCCGGCCAGACCGAGGGCCAGGACCAGGGCCAGACGCAGGGGCAGACCCAGGGCGGGACGACCGGCGGCACCACCGGCGCCACCACGACCACGGGCGGCACGACGACGGGCGGGACGACCGGGGGCACCACCGGCTCCACGACCGACGGGGGCACCACGACCGGCGGCACCACGGGCGCCACGACCGACGGGGGCACCACCACGGGCGGCACCACCGACGGCGGCACCACCGGAGGGACCACGGACGGCGGACCCACCAACGGCGGGACCACGGCGGGCACGGAGGGCGGCACCACCACGGGCGGCACGACGACGGGGACGACGGCCGGCGGCGCCGACCGCCCGCGCCGCCAGCCGCGCGGCCG encodes the following:
- a CDS encoding DUF445 domain-containing protein — translated: MERTDAAGAAGPAHLPPFSYTAADEEKRRGVRRMKATATGLLLFVALVFALATWADRSGAGSWAAYVAAAAEAGMVGALADWFAVTALFRHPLGVPIPHTAIIPNKKDQLGESLGSFVGENFLSPEVVRTRLGALGIGARMGTWLAEPSHADRVTSELATALRGALTVLRDSDVQAVVGEAITRRADAAEIAPGIGKTLEKVVADGGHRRVVDLVCARAHGWLVTHGDSVMEAVQGGAPGWTPRFVDKKVGERVYKELLRFVTEMRDMPSHPARGALDRFLADFAADLQSDTETRAKVERLKSDVLSRPEVQDVIASAWSSVRAMIIAAAEDERSELRLRARASLLSLGARLSTDTRLQSKVDGWVQDAAAYVVSTYRTEITSLITDTVRSWDATDTSRKIEAHIGRDLQFIRINGTVVGALAGLVIFVVARGVGG
- a CDS encoding transglycosylase domain-containing protein; the protein is MSDDEQPPRPPQQGWAPRDLSATGPDAPAAPGDGAQGPGEEAGQGEGEGKGKGKKKRPKRTGWRRLVPTWRMALGTVLVVVLLLIGGFIAGYTLVHIPPANATATAQSNVFLYADGSQLARDGEINRENVRLAQIPLTVQHTVLAAEDRDFYSERAVDPKAMVRAAWNTLTGKGKQSGSTITQQYVKNYYLGQEQTISRKVKEFFIAIKLNREVSKSDILEGYLNTSYFGRNAYGIQAAAQAYYGKDIEKVTTAEGAYLASLLNAPSAYDVVTHPENKAKAVARWNYVLDGMVKKKWMTPAERAAATFPVPGKARPAAGMAGQRGYVVEAVKDYLTSNDVIDENTLAKGGYRITTTLQKAKQDAFVAAVDDKVMSQVSSDRKVDRNVRVGGASIDPDSGKVLAMYGGIDYTKQYVNNATRRDYQVGSTFKPFVFTSAVENGSKTQDGRTITPNTVYDGTNKRFVQGWSGTAYNPSNEDEKSYGPITVRSATDLSVNAVYAQMAVDVGPKTVRKTAVDLGIPSSTPDMPNGPSIALGTATASVLDMTEAYATLANHGKHGTYTMVESVTKDGEKVDLPSQDDKQAVSREAADTTTSILQSVVEGGTGTAAQASGRAAAGKTGTAEDDKAAWFAGYTPDLATVVAVMGQDPDTGAQKPLYGALGLDRMNGGGPPARVWAQYTAGALKGTEPQDFDLQLQEGASVPPPVETQAPNPNNPNPPGQTEGQDQGQTQGQTQGGTTGGTTGATTTTGGTTTGGTTGGTTGSTTDGGTTTGGTTGATTDGGTTTGGTTDGGTTGGTTDGGPTNGGTTAGTEGGTTTGGTTTGTTAGGADRPRRQPRGRG
- a CDS encoding DUF262 domain-containing protein, which encodes MARVIDNGNDAYDDIDGEENEPSDVSRSDVTRAVVTDTDWTTETILSQLRRGNIQLNPKFQRRDAWDKARKSKFIESLILGLPIPQIVLAEDKSRRGKFIVLDGKQRLLALRQFAAGSSLAVSDNEREFKGLSLTNLDVRGDLRLQTLAKMENDSDLVDDLNAFLNETIRTVVVRRWPNEDFLNLVFLRLNTGSVRLSPQELRQALHPGEFTNYLDDAASESAWLQRALRIKKPDFRMRDVEIMLRYFAFRYRLDSYTGNLKGFLDSTVNQLNEAWPENEDEIRETGRGCERAIRTTFEIFGENSFYRWSDGDYEGRFNRAVFDIMTYYFTDTEVADLATSMRSDVEHAFRRLCDDNPRFVESIQTTTKTPLATHRRLALWGAALEEAIQTSVRVPQFENNRISP
- a CDS encoding ATP-binding protein, with product MAGCRFKIRRKAWDLPFLAEPAELAGLRRVIGLHLGLWGLPDLIDLAQLCVTELVTNVITHVGCGTPTTLTVSMNGQFLRLEVSDPDARALPTLLAARDEEESGRGMALVDSVATRWGVILRADTKVTWCELDTGLCAADDHVDDPQVEAAEALLVLCCLDPSRADLGPLTAEVGVQTTVRVIADLLYWLRVHGCDPDKVLDRAKLNFDIAAEGVI
- a CDS encoding DUF397 domain-containing protein, with the protein product MDHDDVRWVKSSYSGGSGTECVEATFAATGTAIRDSKRPAGPRLRFAAPTWEAFLTALQADRMPPA
- a CDS encoding DUF1707 domain-containing protein, with amino-acid sequence MRASDAERERVAEALREAVAEGRLDMEEFEERLEAAYKARTHGELAPLVRDLPTPGVRTPAPSSPEASGAVDWPSRIGGTATSRGAFAFWGGFGRKGTWTVGRKFTAFAMWGGGDIDLREARFESAETVIRCFTIMGGMGVTVPPELTVRVRGFGLMGGFGDKATGEGTPGSPRVTVTGFALMGGIGVERKQRKAAKRGLGGAPRKELG
- a CDS encoding HEPN domain-containing protein, which codes for MPSTRYRTLSRRVSELRRNLLPANFNSTGLYSDRVHERTRAFRVLAHAEFESYIEDRVIEVVHRAHLEWNEDGTIRPCLLALMSHRDSRLDIPDSLTELRDRNGAKYPTLKSRVEAAKRQYSTYVRTSNNGIKERNLLLLLLPIGVTKDEIDTEWLNDTEVWATARGEVAHTSAKMQIQVDPRVELSTVKNILDGFKVIDGILEDK
- a CDS encoding helix-turn-helix transcriptional regulator — translated: MAVGPTTRRRQLGADLRRLRERKGLTLEEAGTLVEISKATLSRYETKEGAVKWPTVDALCREYGATEEERLALVELAKGARIQGWWRSLADPIPESMNLMLTLEDEVVREDHYACMYVPGLLQTRAYAEAVHRASEMRCTEQEIVHMVDIRMKRQELLTREEPPHIWAVIDEAVLRRLVGGREVMREQLLHLRSQAEQRQVTVQILPFASGAHAAAVGSFVILGGPTPELDVVYVDIIGGGLFMEKPEELARYKLAFEYLRAQALDIEASAALLDRACKEL